The genomic DNA TCGAAGTAATGTTGaggtatatttataattaatgatttatttttttttgatgatgaaaaatttttaattaattttttataaattgatgaTTAGTTTGCTTAATGACTATGACGACATAAAACAAATGTTCCCGGACTTTAAAGGTATTCCTAATGAGCAgctaagaaataataaaaaatttaacgctcACTGTCAAATGATAATGAGTGTGATAAATAACGCCGTTaatgcatttttaaataacgatAATGAGCTGTTTGTAGCAATACTTAAAGTTACTGGAGAACGTCACGGCAAGCGAGCTGGAAATctcataattataaaacattttcaggtaaataattattatattattttcaactacataaatttaaaattataataatatatgacgGGTAATTATTGACACAGCGTGTACAAGATCCGTTGATTCAAGTTCTCAAACAGCATATGAAGTCACACTGGACTAATGAAATGTCTAATTTGTGGACGTGCgcagtcaaaaaaatattacaagtaATAATTCAAGGAGTCCAAGAGGCACTCagtttagaaaataaataatttactgtgACAGCcttttaaatgtatatataattataaaaaaattttgaaagctcGATACAGctaatcaatcaatcaatcataAGTTTTATCGTCTTGTAAGTCTACGTCAGTCGGCTGGCCTTGACAATTCAATAATCCAACTTGTTCCTCTTGACAATAACACGCATTTTTATAACATACTTTTACTggcaatcttttttttatttttttacttttcttactCTCATTTtcgttagttttttttatttttaaatgatcaaTAGCATAAGCGATTATTAATAACAGAACAGCAATCGATAAAGTACTCAGGACGCTTATAAGTATAACATCAATTATtttccatatattttctttatgaCTTTCAGATGATTCATCAATTTGGTATCTAAATctaaaatatgtaataataataatattgtatagttataagataaaaaataaagtatagttaaaataaaaaatgtactgCGTCTCGGCctgttgtttttgttgtttttgttgttcGGCTTGTTTGGCTTGTTCACTCAAGGGTTTATTCATTGACCTAAATAGATCTTTAGTAAGTTGCCTGAAGACTGTACTTCCAAGCCAATCAGCTAGGTCACTTCGATTTATTTGGTGTAAGCGGTGCGCTAATATTGTATGAGTTTTACCTTTACCCTCACCCGGAGTACTGTTCCAATGGATTAAATGCTCCAGGCATGTTATGTCATTACTCACTAATCTTTCTTTAAcccagtatttatttttatttataaccagggtaataataaaaaagtatttaaaagagTTACCGGCGCCAGAAATGTCAGATGGTAGGTCATAAGTCGTGTAATGAAGGGCAGCTATCAATCGATTGCACTCTCCGTGATCTAGATGTGAAGCTAAATACTCAAATTCCGAAAGATTTATATCTATTGTACTAAAcacattatatattttaaataataaaatatttacaattattaatgtgtatttcattttgtttttctttttaaatattaaggaAAGTGAAGTTGGCTattgacattttatttttttctataattttttttctgacgtTTCTTTTTACTGCAACAGCCCGTTGGTGGAGTCTCAATAATAGTTTCCCTTGTAGGTAGTAATGGCTCAACTACAGAAACGTGTTGTGTTGCTACGTCAACATAATCCTCAGATAATGACTTTGCGCGAGGCCAAGATGTTGAAACTACTGATGGTGTTGCCACTGCTGTCGCCGCCGGAATCGCCACCGCTTTTTTCGTTTTCTTCGAtcttacttttttattttttcctttctCTAAATCCTCCCAAGATTTTCTGATAAcaattaatagatttttttttttttcattcattcaagaatccaattaaataaatataattaatttactttttttttctgcaacaACTGGAAACACATTTTccaaaacaattaattactttacgACGAAGAATCAGCGTACAAATGCAGCTGACTAAAAAAGTTATTCCTAAAATAGAAATTGCCAGCGGTAATGATATTATTACTTTGTGCTGATAAAATGTGTCTTTTATTTtctccaaaaataaatttccatcttcatcatcatcatcatcagtatcatcacttttatttacaacttgacctttatctttatctttaGCTTTGGCTTTTTTTTCACTCACTTCATTTTTTCCTACAGGATTAAAACTTAACAAAgtgcatttaaattattcaatttaaaaatataaatgattaataaagtttataattagCTTACTGTTGAAAAGGTCCAGTTTCTTCAACTATACTACTTTTCTCAGTTTCGCCATTTTCGATGTACGCCAGCGCAGCTTTTGCAAAATCTTGgtcaaattcattatttaaattatcatctaAATCATCACTactgctattattattactatcgtCGTCATCTTGATCATTGTCTAAATCTaataaatcttttaatttagatTCCAATTGTATACTTGAATTTTCATCGTCGCTTATTCCCAATccctattttattatttaaaatataaataattgaattaaaatatatattttttaatgtaaattacctgtttaataataaataaatatataaaaacaataaaaagcattggttttattattttaaaaaataaaaaaaggttagacaattattttaaaatcataagcgaaaaaaaaaaattgacagaaTGAAgttaatcattaaataaataattcaattgttAACATTTTGACGTGAgatttatattacaaatgGCTTgtacttgatattttttattataattatacatatttacgatgatatttatctattatttttatatactattgatatatttatgtgaggtaattatttttattaaatttatttacattattttaatttatttggtgatatataaataaataatatcaacgTGATAGCGAGCATGGAGAATTGAAGGTTCGACAGATTTGAGTATCGCTGAGCTGAGACACTTGTCCTCAAAATTACATCCAGAGCaatgtattaaattaatcgAGTCATTGTACTTAAGAACACCTGGTTATATGTtgaaagatgaaaaaaaagaaccgCAATCACCTTCTTCAGAAGACTGTCAACTAAAATTAGAGCAATGGAATCACACATTTCCAGGTGTAAAATTTACACAAGCTGTttgcttctttttttttttttctttcttaaatAAATGTCTCTGAAatacatattaattttattaaactattcAAGGAAAGAAGAATAAACGAGCGCGTGTtcacattattaaaattttacaaacgaTTGGCCGTGTTGATTTAGCCAATTATATGAAACGTAGCAAAAGAATTGCTGAGTTATTgcataatattaaatatttaccgcGGAGATATAGAAAACATTTGGAGGAATTGAAGAagaagcgaaaaaaaaataaagatattaaaataaataaaaaaaaatccgacaaaatattaaataaagcgCGCGCTGTTTCtccgtaattaatttattttttctttatctatTGATTGATTGgtttattttacaattgatTCTTTGGTTTTTTATAGAATTGTAGGGAGAGCGACAGGTAAAGATGAAGATGGAGGatcatcatcttcatcatCACGCTGGATACTGATTGTTATCGTTTTTTTGTTGCTTGTTGCGACAATAATAGCTACTGCggcgataattatttatagaagtCGTGGGAAAAATCATAGATGTGATCCGAATTGCAAAGGCTATGAACGTTTGCCGAAAAACATCGAGGATGGGTGGACGTCAAATATGTCAGATTGCTCGCACAGCAAGTGGTCGAAAACAGGGACAGTCCCTGGTCTATCCTTGACAACTGATACTTCTGAACCGGAGAAAAAGAAACCGGAAAAAAAGAAACCGCGTCCTAGAAAATCCAGCGATAAAATCCTTGGCAAGTCTCTTGATATTAAacagtttgaaaaaattgttgaaaaagaaaaaaaagtaaagaaagaGAAACGTAAAAGTTTACCGGACACCTATGAATTGACAGACTTTGAAGAATGTCACTTTGAAGATACTCAAGGTATAATTGATGTTATGAACAAACCTAAAATCGGTGCGTGTAGTTGCTGTAAATGTGACCCTAAACCAGGTATACCtatatatttagttttattatttttaatttgttatttatttgaataagtaACTATATTTTCTACAGATGAATCACCAGGTGCGCAAAGTCCTTGTAAAGATACTTCTTGTCCGTCACGTAAAACTCATGACATAGTTGAAATTATAAGAACTGGATTTAGACAAAAGATAAAAGGTAGAAAATCGAGTTTATCTAAGAATaaagttggaaaaaataataaaaaacaaaataaagataaagaaaGATCATCATTACTGAGCTCGCCGGATACTACTGCGAGAGATGAATCAATGACTGAAAGTCCACCTACAACCAAACGAAATTCTAAGTCAAAGAGTCCTTCACCCCCACCACCACCTCCACCCCCGCCACTGCCCAAGGAAAAAAAGCGAGAgtctaaaataaaagaaaagtcaccgaaaaaagaaaaatcaccGAAAAAGGAAAAAACTCCGAGAAAAAATTCATCGCCTAAGAGTACTCCTAAAAGTCCGCCCCAAAGTCCGAGAAAATTATCAACTGAACCCTGCAATAACGATACTTGTTCGCAAAATTCATCACCGCGAGAATCTGCAGGCGTTCTTGCGATAACGCCGGACACTACTCCTGCGACTACAAGCCGTGggagattttcaaaaaaaaaaaaataaataaataattgatgatgacatttgttaacaaaataattatattatctgTTGTATACATCAAATGTAATtgctattatacatatatatctatataaggTAAAAAGTTATGCAACAAagtgacaataataataaataacaataaagtaATTGGAATTGATGGGTATAAATGATCGCGAAAGACTTTGCCAGACTTCAGTACTCGTCGAAATGAAGCACACGTTACTACTTTTATTTCTTGTCGGAATGTCTTttggtaaatattattattattgtatttctTTTCAAGTacaacaaattttattgattatgttataaatttatttccagcCGATGATGATCAaggtaattttgaaataataaataattttattagcgGTGTAAGAGAATTTTCGGCTCCGGATAAATTGGCCAGAGGCGTTTACACCAatgatttaattgataataccacatattttattagtgaaattattaaaaattttttagccgAGTATTATTAtcaggtaattattattttaatatatatatatatatttataaataattaataataaaataataataataataggcATCAAGAGCAAAAGGCGCAATGATCAGAGACATGGAGAATGCAGTTGAACGATTAACTGACGAATCGTCAATGATTTCCCCTGAAgatgatgttaaaaaaataaacattttattagaaaaattaatcaacTGTTTACCGggtaatgttaaaataaaacgtaaaGAATTACCTCCATTGCCTTCATACAACAAAAAAGTCGAAACTCATAACGGAAATGAAGAATTTTCAAGTCTTTTTATAAATCTCGCATCGCATATTGACAGAGACTTTGCCAGCATTCACGATCTCATTAACGGAATTTTGTTATCCGGGTGGCAGAAAGCTAGATTgtcattcaataaaattcaagATCAGTTGAGAGAAGATGAACTGAATCAACTCGTTCGTTCATTTGCCGCGGAAATTagcaaaataaataacaaacaagAGATTATTCAGGCACAAGTGACAACTAACACTTGGCAGACATATAATCAACTCAATCAACGAGTTCAATTAGCTCTACAATCActttaaacatttatattatattaatatagatttatttattatttcattatttttttatgtaatttgtataaatttattttttcaacaacaTGACTGAGTCAACGGCTTATTTATGactcagttaaaattttttttatttttttccgagtaTGTTTATGaatgattgatttatttaataagttttaaatGATTGGGTTGTTATCAGCCTTGAAGGAAGTGGTTGCATAATTATATTGCTTTACTGATACAATATCGTATTGAATATCATATTTATATGAGTTGTCATAAAGATATTCtctatctaaaaataattactcaattCCGATAATACTTATAATCAACTATATTTTCATCAatggaatttattattatttacaaactaagttataaataaaatatattaacattggtagaagaaaaaaaaaattacgagttacgaaaaatggaaataataattattttattaaatttttattacacagTAATTAagagtattaaatttataaaaattgcttttgcaataacaaaattttacattaaaacGAGTCAACgctttattaata from Microplitis mediator isolate UGA2020A chromosome 7, iyMicMedi2.1, whole genome shotgun sequence includes the following:
- the LOC130672032 gene encoding uncharacterized protein LOC130672032 produces the protein MGSIVSYFVRDRGQTGLEDAVDHKNTEFSQRQKKVMRKTWDLYISSNLINIGVEVMLSLLNDYDDIKQMFPDFKGIPNEQLRNNKKFNAHCQMIMSVINNAVNAFLNNDNELFVAILKVTGERHGKRAGNLIIIKHFQRVQDPLIQVLKQHMKSHWTNEMSNLWTCAVKKILQVIIQGVQEALSLENK
- the LOC130672029 gene encoding uncharacterized protein LOC130672029, which codes for MLFIVFIYLFIIKQGLGISDDENSSIQLESKLKDLLDLDNDQDDDDSNNNSSSDDLDDNLNNEFDQDFAKAALAYIENGETEKSSIVEETGPFQHFNPVGKNEVSEKKAKAKDKDKGQVVNKSDDTDDDDDEDGNLFLEKIKDTFYQHKVIISLPLAISILGITFLVSCICTLILRRKVINCFGKCVSSCCRKKKKSWEDLEKGKNKKVRSKKTKKAVAIPAATAVATPSVVSTSWPRAKSLSEDYVDVATQHVSVVEPLLPTRETIIETPPTGCCSKKKRQKKNYRKK
- the LOC130671751 gene encoding muscle M-line assembly protein unc-89-like isoform X2, whose amino-acid sequence is MIFIYYFYILLIYLCERAWRIEGSTDLSIAELRHLSSKLHPEQCIKLIESLYLRTPGYMLKDEKKEPQSPSSEDCQLKLEQWNHTFPGKKNKRARVHIIKILQTIGRVDLANYMKRSKRIAELLHNIKYLPRRYRKHLEELKKKRKKNKDIKINKKKSDKILNKARAVSPIVGRATGKDEDGGSSSSSSRWILIVIVFLLLVATIIATAAIIIYRSRGKNHRCDPNCKGYERLPKNIEDGWTSNMSDCSHSKWSKTGTVPGLSLTTDTSEPEKKKPEKKKPRPRKSSDKILGKSLDIKQFEKIVEKEKKVKKEKRKSLPDTYELTDFEECHFEDTQGIIDVMNKPKIGACSCCKCDPKPGAQSPCKDTSCPSRKTHDIVEIIRTGFRQKIKGRKSSLSKNKVGKNNKKQNKDKERSSLLSSPDTTARDESMTESPPTTKRNSKSKSPSPPPPPPPPPLPKEKKRESKIKEKSPKKEKSPKKEKTPRKNSSPKSTPKSPPQSPRKLSTEPCNNDTCSQNSSPRESAGVLAITPDTTPATTSRGRFSKKKK
- the LOC130671751 gene encoding muscle M-line assembly protein unc-89-like isoform X1, yielding MIFIYYFYILLIYLCERAWRIEGSTDLSIAELRHLSSKLHPEQCIKLIESLYLRTPGYMLKDEKKEPQSPSSEDCQLKLEQWNHTFPGKKNKRARVHIIKILQTIGRVDLANYMKRSKRIAELLHNIKYLPRRYRKHLEELKKKRKKNKDIKINKKKSDKILNKARAVSPIVGRATGKDEDGGSSSSSSRWILIVIVFLLLVATIIATAAIIIYRSRGKNHRCDPNCKGYERLPKNIEDGWTSNMSDCSHSKWSKTGTVPGLSLTTDTSEPEKKKPEKKKPRPRKSSDKILGKSLDIKQFEKIVEKEKKVKKEKRKSLPDTYELTDFEECHFEDTQGIIDVMNKPKIGACSCCKCDPKPDESPGAQSPCKDTSCPSRKTHDIVEIIRTGFRQKIKGRKSSLSKNKVGKNNKKQNKDKERSSLLSSPDTTARDESMTESPPTTKRNSKSKSPSPPPPPPPPPLPKEKKRESKIKEKSPKKEKSPKKEKTPRKNSSPKSTPKSPPQSPRKLSTEPCNNDTCSQNSSPRESAGVLAITPDTTPATTSRGRFSKKKK